tgccaggctagaatgcagcagcgtgatctcagctcaatgcaacctctgcctcccgggttcaagcaattctcttgccttagcctcccgagtagctggaactacaggcacgtgccaccgtgcccagctaatttttgtatttttagtagacacggggtatgttggccaggatggtctcaatctcttgacttcctgatccacctgccttggcctcccaaagtgttgggattacaggcgtgagccactgcgcccagccttggtTTGTATacttggtgtttgtttgtttgtttttgagacagtcttgctctgttgccccagctggagtgcagtggcatgatcttggctcactgcatcctctgccacccgggttcaagtgattcttgtgcctcagcctccgagtagctggattacaagcgtgtgccagcaggtccagctaattttgtatttttagtagagacagggtttcaccaggttgcccaggctggtcccaaactcctggcctcaagcgatctgcctgcctcgacctcccaaagtgttgggattacaggtgtgagccaccgcgcctggcctggtttgTATACTTGTATTCTGGTTCTAGGACTGTGTGTCTGACCTCTCCCACTAGAtgtgagcttcttgagggcagggaccttgtCTACGTTATCTCCATAGCCCCAGAGCCTAGCATCAGTCACTGCAGTCACTCATCAAATGTTAGTACAAGTAAGGTCAAATGTCTGTATTTTAGGATGGAGTATTTAGGACTAGCATCTCTGAATTAAGATCCTGACTTCACCTCTTAACTTGCCGTGAAGTCCTTAGGTAAATTACTTAActgttctgtgcctcagttttgtaAAACAATAATAGTCTGAGGATTAAAAAAGACATCGTCCACTTAcagcagctttcttttttttttcttttttaactgtgGCTGGAGACCTGCCAGTAGGTCATAAAATTAATGAGTTTcgacaagaattttaaaaactaggctgggcatggtggctcacgcctgtaatcccagcactttgggaggctgaggtgggcgtatcacttaagcccaggagttcgagaccagcctgggcaacatggtgagacccccatctctacaaaaaatacaaaaattagccaggtggttggtgtgtgcctgtagtcctagctacttgagaggctgaggtgggaggactgcttgagcccaggagtttgaggcctcagtgagctgtgatcacaccacggtattccagcctggatgacagagaaagcTGTCCCCgcaaaaaagacttttttttttttgagacaaaatctcgctctgtcacccaacctggagtgcagtggcgcgatctcagctcactgcaacctctgccttccggtttcaagcaattctccggcctcagcctcccgagtagctgggattacaggcacccgccaccacgcccggctaatttttttctgtagttttagtagagatagagtttcaccatgttgtccaggctggtctcaaattcctgaccttgtgatctgcccgccttggcctcccaaagtgctgggattacaggcgtgagtcacagcaCCCAGCCAGATGATTTTTAACGTATGTGTAGATCCCTATATCCATACCCTGATTAAGATATGGGACATTTCTAGCTCTCTATcaatttcccttcttttccccCCACCACCAGTTTGCCTTCTataactataaattattttgcctgttcatgaattttatttaaatgtacagtagggctgggtgctgtggctcaggcctgtaatcccagcactttggaaggctgaggtgggtgggtcacttgaggccaggagtttgagaccagcctggccaacatggtgaaaccccgtctctaccaaaaaagaaaaaaaaaaaaattagccaggcgtggtggcacacgcttgcaatcccagctgctcaggaggctgaggcaggagaatcgcttgaacccaggaggtggaggttgcagtgagtcgaggtcacgccactgcactacagtctgagcaacagagcaagattctgactcaaaaaaaaaaaaaaaatctacagtagtttctcttttgtgcctggcttctttctctcagtGTTACATCTGTGAGAttcattcacactgttgtgtgTATCAGCACCCCGTTCTTTTTCTctgttgcatagtattccatatatCACAATTTCAAAACTCAATTGGGttgcatttagattgtttccagtttggcaGCTGAGACTAAAGCTGCTCTGAATCTTCTTGTCTATGTCTTTTTGTGGTCATACGCACTAATTTCTCTTTAggtaaaatgtgtttcttgtccaagtgtggtggctcacatccacaagcccagcactttgggaggccaaggtgggaggattccttgagctcaggagtttgagaccagcctgggtaatggtgagacccccgtctctacaaaacatcaaaaaagttagccaggcatggtggtacatgcctgtactcccagctacttggaagggcaaggcaggagaattgcttgagcctaggaggccaaggctgtagtgagccgtgtttgcaccactgcactctagcctgggagatagagcaggaccctgtgtcaaaagaaaaaaaaaagtgtttcttgcTCTAGGTCAAAGGTTCTCAAACTGTGGACCCTGGGCCAATAGCATCAGCATTAACTGCGAACTCGTTAGAAATACAGAttctggccaggcagggtggctcacacctgtaaacccagcactctaggaggctgaggctgggggatcacttggagccaggagtttgagaccagcctgggcaacacagcgagatcccatctcttaaaaaaagaaaaaagagaagagagaagagaaaagaaaaggaaggcgtCTCCCTGCCAGTAGATGCCCTCCTACGCCCCGCAGGCGCCGTGGGCCCAGCACCCTCGCTCCCACACTCACCTCCCCGCTGGCCGGAGGGCTCTGTCTCCGCAGCCCCTCCACCTCCTTCCTGAGGTGGTCCCTCTCCATCTTCAGCTCCTCCAGCGCCAGGCTGCCCTCATTCACCAGCGCCTCCAGCATCTCCAGGACGCGGACGACTTTGAACTGCAGCTGCGTCACCCGGGGGTCGCTGCCCAGGGCCATAAGCTCGCGGCCCAACAGGTAGGAGATGTCATACACGTCCTCGGCGGTCAGCTGGAAGGGGCTCTTGCCCAGCGCCCCCTCGGGCCCAACCTCGTCCCTCTCCTcgtcctcctctccctcctcctcttcctcttctcgcACAGGGGGCTCCTCCATGGCCACCCAGACCCCCGCCGACCTCGGAGCTGCTGTCTTGGAGTCTCCCAAAGGTTAGACTTCCTCCCGGCACCCAAAACTTTCCGCTGGGCAGAGTCCCTACCTGCCCAATCAGCGCGGCCCGGGGGTGGGCCCGGGGGGATGGTGCAAGGGGCCGCGCACGCGACTCTTGGGCCTGCGCCCCGGCGCACCGTCCCGGCTGCCAGCCACGCTGGAGAGTGCGCTCCAGGATGTGGTTTGGGGCGCGAAGGGACAACGGAAAAGGAGGCGGCCGAGAAGAGGAACGGGGAAGTTCAGGGGTGACGGCAATCGCCCCAGCCTGGGAACAGTTGCAGCCCCGGGGAGGAGCCGCCCTGAGCCCCGCCCCTGGCGACCGCTGCCGGGAGGTGCGTTTCCGTGGAGACGGAGTTTCCACCGTGCAATCCAGAGCGGGGTAAAAAGAACGCAACTTTTTCCTTTCCACCCTCGTGCTTTCCAGCCGTAGAATTTGCATCGTAGGTGATGGAAGATC
The sequence above is a segment of the Pan paniscus chromosome 10, NHGRI_mPanPan1-v2.0_pri, whole genome shotgun sequence genome. Coding sequences within it:
- the RILPL2 gene encoding RILP-like protein 2 isoform X1: MEEPPVREEEEEEGEEDEERDEVGPEGALGKSPFQLTAEDVYDISYLLGRELMALGSDPRVTQLQFKVVRVLEMLEALVNEGSLALEELKMERDHLRKEVEGLRRQSPPASGEVNLGPNKMVVDLTDPNRPRFTLQELRDVLQERNKLKSQLLVVQEELQCYKSGLIPPREGPGGRREKDTVVTRAKNAGRNKEEKTIIKKLFFFRSGKQT
- the RILPL2 gene encoding RILP-like protein 2 isoform X2; its protein translation is MEEPPVREEEEEEGEEDEERDEVGPEGALGKSPFQLTAEDVYDISYLLGRELMALGSDPRVTQLQFKVVRVLEMLEALVNEGSLALEELKMERDHLRKEVEGLRRQSPPASGEVNLGPNKMVVDLTDPNRPRFTLQELRDVLQERNKLKSQLLVVQEELQCYKRFFFRSGKQT